A single genomic interval of Sebastes umbrosus isolate fSebUmb1 chromosome 9, fSebUmb1.pri, whole genome shotgun sequence harbors:
- the mxd3 gene encoding max dimerization protein 3 encodes MDGNVCNIQVLLRAAEFLERREREAEHGYASLLPLSPDLSDKKQKSKKISAGGNRSVHNELEKNRRAQLRHCLEQLKRQVPLSSDSMRNTTLNLLRRAQLHIKKLQEQDERAEQMKGRLRWEQRELRVRLEQLQRGTERMRNDSQGSTMSSERSDSDREDVEVDVESIVFDCLDSDGLSITHADADHCYSSMDKAWL; translated from the exons atggaCGGAAACGTGTGCAACATCCAGGTGCTTCTTCGGGCTGCAGAGTTtctggagagaagagaaagag AGGCAGAACATGGATATGCTTCCCTGCTGCCTCTCAGTCCAGATCTCTCTGACAAGAAACAGAAGAGCAAGAAGATATCTGCTGGAGGAAATAG GTCAGTTCACAACGAGCTGGAGAAAAACAG ACGAGCTCAGCTGAGGCACTGTCTGGAGCAGCTCAAGAGGCAAGTCCCTCTGTCATCTGACTCGATGAGGAACACCACGCTCAACCTGCTGAGACGAGCCCAACTTCACATTAAG AAGCTGCAGGAGCAGGATGAGCGTGCGGAGCAGATGAAGGGCCGCCTGCGCTGGGAGCAGAGAGAGCTGCGGGTTCGACtggagcagctgcagagagGCACGGAGAGGATGAGGAACGACAGCCAGGGGTCGACCATGTCGTCCGAGAGGTCGGACTCCGACAGAG AGGACGTGGAGGTCGACGTGGAGAGCATCGTGTTCGACTGTCTGGACTCTGACGGACTGAGCATCACGCACGCTGATGCAGACCACTGTTACTCCAGCATGGACAAAGCCTGGCTATGA
- the fam193b gene encoding protein FAM193B isoform X1, whose translation MARKKSKQQGVAQKELAAAPGGGGGAGGGQQTAPPKSPGSPGGDAADGGGGGGGGGDAGLDRLNTSRANQPMHTCCLLCHREFKDWGASSVNGLPGGHGTKLADAVPALSQALLREAPGRKLADAVPSLSQSLLGEVPLWICQSCCKSVEEEERRSTQEQPTPVPLSHSSSCKSQSCGNGYPEQSTVDWDPSSFLSAHKLSGLWNSAHTNGGEHCNHNTSSHSQQGITPGSACHEKRGLHEAPGKSAKTSGTKVCPYSHPSSQNSSGSSAGNPLSTSADLCKTTPKHFKTMCRRPTPPGEAFHPSDHHQHTDLSVPPNSPTGLSSQHSSLLPPKPNSGQHGHVTSSSGTGVAAHAPFSPLVPNLHGPTAKLNSPSPDSPTPVHKPSPCKNSHIPAVNTQHSKLGTSIMGCNHPCNGHTVGLVAPANVGHQTAGACRDQACKGHKMTNGTLCHPSSELEEGEDEDSSSERSSCASSSTNQKDGKYCDCCYCEFFGHNAPPAAPTSRNYAEIREKLRSRLTRRKEELPQRQDSDLTVAGAIDNRDVDELLDFINSSEPKPVNSAKAAKRARHKQKKKEKAQQGMGAAGSDPQSNPSDTVDDDEPIPDGSEASRLLDWPQLELERVNSFLTSRLEEIKNTIKDSIRASFSMYDLNLDVNDFPKKAATLEGNHLLSHLNGSSDLQQIDLDLAPLSLGTFKSHLDLVNGWEDTTTVPSPNTTTTTTTASAVTAGSNDIQRLHTTPSLSKLIRVRSPERCTSTGSDSLPQVPAQATAKSNEDAPDLKNATVGNGGAKSKKNKKQQQRQEQCVSEQNFNKPTKAASGNDAQKSNECKEITSNTSKAGSKHPQHSADNQRNGPKKAEEGRSSKHGANGGLSNAQRGKGDTETRGGRFEQDSESKAHPTIPANGQQQQQAKGRNKKNKNKGEKPGSTIDDVFLPKDVDPGEMDEIDREVEYFKRFCLDSAKQTRQKVEVNWSNFTLKKVPSNAAQ comes from the exons ATGGCGAGGAAGAAAAGCAAGCAGCAAGGGGTCGCCCAGAAGGAGCTGGCTGCTGCGcctggtggtggaggtggtgctgGTGGAGGACAGCAGACCGCTCCACCGAAGAGCCCAGGCTCTCCCGGCGGCGATGCAGCTgacggtggcggtggcggcggcggaggAGGAGATGCTGGGCTGGATCGGCTGAACACTAGCAGGGCGAACCAG CCTATGCACACCTGCTGCCTCCTGTGCCACCGAGAGTTTAAGGACTGGGGAGCGAGCTCCGTGAACGGACTCCCCGGAGGCCATGGGACCAAGCTGGCTGACGCCGTGCCTGCGCTCTCCCAGGCCTTATTGCGGGAGGCGCCGGGGCGTAAGCTTGCTGATGCGGTGCCCTCGCTGTCTCAGTCCCTGCTGGGTGAGGTGCCGCTGTGGATATGTCAGAGCTGCTGCAAGagtgtggaagaggaggagaggcggaGCACCCAGGAGCAACCGACGCCG gTACCATTGTCACACTCTTCCTCCTGTAAATCCCAGAGCTGTGGGAACGGTTACCCGGAGCAAAGTACTGTGGATTGGGACCCGAGTTCCTTCCTGTCAGCCCACAAACTGTCAGGTCTCTGGAACTCTGCCCACACCAACGGAGGGGAGCATTGCAACCACAACACTTCTTCACACTCACAACAAG GTATAACACCAGGATCAGCCTGTCATGAGAAAAGAGGACTTCATGAAGCACCTGGTAAATCTGCTAAAACGTCGGGGACTAAAGTCTGTCCCTACAGTCACCCGTCATCCCAGAATTCCAGTGGATCCTCTGCTGGGAACCCCCTGTCTACCTCAGCAGACCTTTGTAAGACCACTCCCAAGCACTTCAAGACTATGTGCCGTCGGCCAACGCCGCCAG GTGAAGCCTTCCACCCCAGTGACCACCATCAACACACAGACTTGTCGGTACCTCCCAACAGTCCCACCGGCCTGTCTTCCCAGCATTCCTCCCTCCTGCCCCCAAAGCCGAACTCTGGGCAGCACGGCCACGTAACCTCCTCGTCTGGCACTGGTGTGGCAGCCCACGCTCCCTTCTCCCCGCTGGTACCAAACCTCCACGGCCCCACAGCCAAACTCAACTCTCCCAGTCCAGACAGCCCGACACCTGTCCATAAGCCCAGCCCGTGCAAAAACTCCCACATTCCTGCCGTAAACACGCAACACAGCAAACTGGGCACGTCTATCATGGGCTGTAACCACCCTTGTAATGGGCACACAGTGGGACTGGTGGCCCCTGCAAATGTGGGCCATCAGACAGCCGGGGCCTGCAG gGACCAGGCATGTAAGGGGCACAAAATGACAAATGGGACGTTGTGCCATCCTTCGTCAGagctggaggagggagaggatgaaGACAGCAGCTCTGAGAGGAGCTCCTGTGCCTCTTCTTCCACCAACCAGAAGGACGGGAAGTACTGCGACTGCTGCTACTGCGAGTTCTTCGGGCACAATGCG CCTCCAGCTGCACCGACCAGCCGTAACTACGCTGAGATCCGAGAGAAGCTCCGCTCACGTCTGACCCGGCGTAAAGAGGAGCTGCCTCAGCGTCAAGATTCAGATCTGACAGTGGCTGGTGCCATCGACAACCGGGACGTAGATGAGCTGCTGGACTTCATAAACAGTTCTGAGCCCAAACCGGTCAACAGTGCCAAGGCTGCCAAAAGGGCCCGacacaaacaaaagaagaag GAAAAAGCTCAGCAGGGTATGGGTGCTGCAGGCAGTGACCCCCAATCCAATCCATCTGATACTGTTGACGACGACGAGCCCATCCCTGACGGTTCAGAAGCCAGTCGGTTGCTCGACTGGCctcagctggagctggagcgcGTCAACAGTTTCCTCACCAGTCGGCTGGAAGAGATTAAGAACACCATCAAAGACTCAATCCGGGCCTCATTTAGCATGTACGACCTCAATCTGGATGTTAATGACTTCCCAAAGAAGGCAGCCACGTTGGAGGGCAACCATTTACTGTCCCATCTCAATGGCTCCTCTGACCTCCAGCAGATAGACCTGGACTTGGCCCCTCTTTCACTGGGAACCTTTAAGAGCCACCTGGACCTGGTTAATGGATGGGAGGACACAACCACGGTCCCATCCCCTaataccaccaccaccaccaccacggcATCAGCGGTCACTGCTGGGTCCAACGACATCCAGCGGTTGCACACTACCCCAAGCCTCTCAAAGCTCATAAGGGTTCGGTCCCCAGAAAGATGCACTTCCACTGGATCTGACAGTTTGCCACAGGTGCCAGCCCAAGCTACAGCGAAATCGAATGAGGACGCCCCCGATCTCAAGAACGCAACAGTTGGAAACGGTGGGGCAAAGTCaaagaagaataaaaagcagcagcaaagacaGGAGCAATGTGTGTCAGAGCAGAATTTCAACAAACCAACCAAAGCTGCCTCCGGGAATGACGCGCAGAAAAGCAATGAGTGTAAAGAGATAACTTCTAACACTTCAAAAGCTGGAAGCAAACATCCCCAGCACTCTGCGGACAACCAGAGAAATGGGCCCAAGAAAGCTGAGGAGGGCAGGTCGTCCAAACATGGAGCAAATGGTGGCCTTTCGAATGCCCAGAGAGGGAAAGGTGACACGGAGACGCGAGGAGGTCGGTTTGAGCAGGATTCAGAAAGCAAAGCTCACCCCACCATTCCAGCAAACgggcagcaacagcagcaagcCAAGGGGAGAAAtaagaagaacaagaacaagggTGAAAAACCCGGCAGTACTATCG ATGATGTATTTCTCCCTAAAGATGTGGATCCAGGAGAAATGGATGAGATTGATCGGGAAGTGGAATACTTCAAAAG GTTTTGCCTTGATTCTGCGAAACAAACACGCCAGAAGGTGGAAGTGAATTGGTCCAACTTCACCCTCAAAAAGGTTCCTTCCAATGCAGCTCAATAA
- the fam193b gene encoding protein FAM193B isoform X2, translating to MARKKSKQQGVAQKELAAAPGGGGGAGGGQQTAPPKSPGSPGGDAADGGGGGGGGGDAGLDRLNTSRANQPMHTCCLLCHREFKDWGASSVNGLPGGHGTKLADAVPALSQALLREAPGRKLADAVPSLSQSLLGEVPLWICQSCCKSVEEEERRSTQEQPTPVPLSHSSSCKSQSCGNGYPEQSTVDWDPSSFLSAHKLSGLWNSAHTNGGEHCNHNTSSHSQQGITPGSACHEKRGLHEAPGKSAKTSGTKVCPYSHPSSQNSSGSSAGNPLSTSADLCKTTPKHFKTMCRRPTPPGEAFHPSDHHQHTDLSVPPNSPTGLSSQHSSLLPPKPNSGQHGHVTSSSGTGVAAHAPFSPLVPNLHGPTAKLNSPSPDSPTPVHKPSPCKNSHIPAVNTQHSKLGTSIMGCNHPCNGHTVGLVAPANVGHQTAGACRDQACKGHKMTNGTLCHPSSELEEGEDEDSSSERSSCASSSTNQKDGKYCDCCYCEFFGHNAPPAAPTSRNYAEIREKLRSRLTRRKEELPQRQDSDLTVAGAIDNRDVDELLDFINSSEPKPVNSAKAAKRARHKQKKKEKAQQGMGAAGSDPQSNPSDTVDDDEPIPDGSEASRLLDWPQLELERVNSFLTSRLEEIKNTIKDSIRASFSMYDLNLDVNDFPKKAATLEGNHLLSHLNGSSDLQQIDLDLAPLSLGTFKSHLDLVNGWEDTTTVPSPNTTTTTTTASAVTAGSNDIQRLHTTPSLSKLIRVRSPERCTSTGSDSLPQVPAQATAKSNEDAPDLKNATVGNGGAKSKKNKKQQQRQEQCVSEQNFNKPTKAASGNDAQKSNECKEITSNTSKAGSKHPQHSADNQRNGPKKAEEGRSSKHGANGGLSNAQRGKGDTETRGGRFEQDSESKAHPTIPANGQQQQQAKGRNKKNKNKDDVFLPKDVDPGEMDEIDREVEYFKRFCLDSAKQTRQKVEVNWSNFTLKKVPSNAAQ from the exons ATGGCGAGGAAGAAAAGCAAGCAGCAAGGGGTCGCCCAGAAGGAGCTGGCTGCTGCGcctggtggtggaggtggtgctgGTGGAGGACAGCAGACCGCTCCACCGAAGAGCCCAGGCTCTCCCGGCGGCGATGCAGCTgacggtggcggtggcggcggcggaggAGGAGATGCTGGGCTGGATCGGCTGAACACTAGCAGGGCGAACCAG CCTATGCACACCTGCTGCCTCCTGTGCCACCGAGAGTTTAAGGACTGGGGAGCGAGCTCCGTGAACGGACTCCCCGGAGGCCATGGGACCAAGCTGGCTGACGCCGTGCCTGCGCTCTCCCAGGCCTTATTGCGGGAGGCGCCGGGGCGTAAGCTTGCTGATGCGGTGCCCTCGCTGTCTCAGTCCCTGCTGGGTGAGGTGCCGCTGTGGATATGTCAGAGCTGCTGCAAGagtgtggaagaggaggagaggcggaGCACCCAGGAGCAACCGACGCCG gTACCATTGTCACACTCTTCCTCCTGTAAATCCCAGAGCTGTGGGAACGGTTACCCGGAGCAAAGTACTGTGGATTGGGACCCGAGTTCCTTCCTGTCAGCCCACAAACTGTCAGGTCTCTGGAACTCTGCCCACACCAACGGAGGGGAGCATTGCAACCACAACACTTCTTCACACTCACAACAAG GTATAACACCAGGATCAGCCTGTCATGAGAAAAGAGGACTTCATGAAGCACCTGGTAAATCTGCTAAAACGTCGGGGACTAAAGTCTGTCCCTACAGTCACCCGTCATCCCAGAATTCCAGTGGATCCTCTGCTGGGAACCCCCTGTCTACCTCAGCAGACCTTTGTAAGACCACTCCCAAGCACTTCAAGACTATGTGCCGTCGGCCAACGCCGCCAG GTGAAGCCTTCCACCCCAGTGACCACCATCAACACACAGACTTGTCGGTACCTCCCAACAGTCCCACCGGCCTGTCTTCCCAGCATTCCTCCCTCCTGCCCCCAAAGCCGAACTCTGGGCAGCACGGCCACGTAACCTCCTCGTCTGGCACTGGTGTGGCAGCCCACGCTCCCTTCTCCCCGCTGGTACCAAACCTCCACGGCCCCACAGCCAAACTCAACTCTCCCAGTCCAGACAGCCCGACACCTGTCCATAAGCCCAGCCCGTGCAAAAACTCCCACATTCCTGCCGTAAACACGCAACACAGCAAACTGGGCACGTCTATCATGGGCTGTAACCACCCTTGTAATGGGCACACAGTGGGACTGGTGGCCCCTGCAAATGTGGGCCATCAGACAGCCGGGGCCTGCAG gGACCAGGCATGTAAGGGGCACAAAATGACAAATGGGACGTTGTGCCATCCTTCGTCAGagctggaggagggagaggatgaaGACAGCAGCTCTGAGAGGAGCTCCTGTGCCTCTTCTTCCACCAACCAGAAGGACGGGAAGTACTGCGACTGCTGCTACTGCGAGTTCTTCGGGCACAATGCG CCTCCAGCTGCACCGACCAGCCGTAACTACGCTGAGATCCGAGAGAAGCTCCGCTCACGTCTGACCCGGCGTAAAGAGGAGCTGCCTCAGCGTCAAGATTCAGATCTGACAGTGGCTGGTGCCATCGACAACCGGGACGTAGATGAGCTGCTGGACTTCATAAACAGTTCTGAGCCCAAACCGGTCAACAGTGCCAAGGCTGCCAAAAGGGCCCGacacaaacaaaagaagaag GAAAAAGCTCAGCAGGGTATGGGTGCTGCAGGCAGTGACCCCCAATCCAATCCATCTGATACTGTTGACGACGACGAGCCCATCCCTGACGGTTCAGAAGCCAGTCGGTTGCTCGACTGGCctcagctggagctggagcgcGTCAACAGTTTCCTCACCAGTCGGCTGGAAGAGATTAAGAACACCATCAAAGACTCAATCCGGGCCTCATTTAGCATGTACGACCTCAATCTGGATGTTAATGACTTCCCAAAGAAGGCAGCCACGTTGGAGGGCAACCATTTACTGTCCCATCTCAATGGCTCCTCTGACCTCCAGCAGATAGACCTGGACTTGGCCCCTCTTTCACTGGGAACCTTTAAGAGCCACCTGGACCTGGTTAATGGATGGGAGGACACAACCACGGTCCCATCCCCTaataccaccaccaccaccaccacggcATCAGCGGTCACTGCTGGGTCCAACGACATCCAGCGGTTGCACACTACCCCAAGCCTCTCAAAGCTCATAAGGGTTCGGTCCCCAGAAAGATGCACTTCCACTGGATCTGACAGTTTGCCACAGGTGCCAGCCCAAGCTACAGCGAAATCGAATGAGGACGCCCCCGATCTCAAGAACGCAACAGTTGGAAACGGTGGGGCAAAGTCaaagaagaataaaaagcagcagcaaagacaGGAGCAATGTGTGTCAGAGCAGAATTTCAACAAACCAACCAAAGCTGCCTCCGGGAATGACGCGCAGAAAAGCAATGAGTGTAAAGAGATAACTTCTAACACTTCAAAAGCTGGAAGCAAACATCCCCAGCACTCTGCGGACAACCAGAGAAATGGGCCCAAGAAAGCTGAGGAGGGCAGGTCGTCCAAACATGGAGCAAATGGTGGCCTTTCGAATGCCCAGAGAGGGAAAGGTGACACGGAGACGCGAGGAGGTCGGTTTGAGCAGGATTCAGAAAGCAAAGCTCACCCCACCATTCCAGCAAACgggcagcaacagcagcaagcCAAGGGGAGAAAtaagaagaacaagaacaagg ATGATGTATTTCTCCCTAAAGATGTGGATCCAGGAGAAATGGATGAGATTGATCGGGAAGTGGAATACTTCAAAAG GTTTTGCCTTGATTCTGCGAAACAAACACGCCAGAAGGTGGAAGTGAATTGGTCCAACTTCACCCTCAAAAAGGTTCCTTCCAATGCAGCTCAATAA